The following proteins come from a genomic window of Paenibacillus spongiae:
- a CDS encoding S-layer homology domain-containing protein: protein MKKRLAGLTASIMALSLLLLIPAGSVWAETAKMYSEAPDSAYLVSKGSEVIGLSGMVFNDGDPVGITDGNPATMAGGKETVDFYLDLGRTQPLNYVRILYNRMWDGMNEIYVSNDGQSWGKPVVSGDGAAHEYMKDTAATDGEKQPNELGALLPDGTEGRYVRLTAKSWANFYEVEVYSPQEPPYADTAYREPPAGSRIVSQGAAVTGYNSMKFNDGAPVNITDGSPATMAGGYGKVDFYVDLGRELTLDYVQVLFNRFWNGTNKIYVSGDAVNWTRVLSGNGGEHEYLKDQSATNGEKQPNELGAALPEGTKGRYVRFIARDWANLYEFRVYSSETIPAERITVQGPPKPEVVNGLSMKLKAAIEPASATDRSVAWSVAPKEGSGGDAIIDANTGLLTAKSPGIVTATATAADGSGIAGSADIVILPEAETWRELEFALESLAAYDNPFLDVDATATFTGPSGEILTRPAFWDGGGTWKVRFAPTSAGEWTVTTASNQPGDAGLNRSEPIAFTAVPYDGPLEVYKRGFLKADGGKRYFTYGDGTPFFYLGDTHWLMPDEDFEASNVDGIGSQFKYAVDHRVSQGYTVYQSEPLYANGMGLNVSSGIAADSLAKLADIDRKFQYVADAGLVHANVALTFTSVLNVTDPDLLQRLGRYWQARYGAYPVLWTTAQEIDPRFGNIDPQYWQLVAKGIHDSDAYKHPLTAHMAAVASFETTWGDKPYHSWFAAQVLTLTKEFYQSFMAYPAVKPVVTYETGYEHNSTTTEYARKAPYIAFQNGSFGFGYGAQGVWAINHSPDDWFHYGPYYRWFDGLNAQAGSQMTYFKSFYSDLEWWRLTPVFGDTSYADFAAQGQSFLAVDSSRTYAAYFADTTKKRTGTLKRMADTTYKAQWYNTRTGEYTLISDAVVPINGQWTVPEKPDENDWMLLVTSAESALAPKLVVSSADNATTIFTQHGSLQMSASVAGEDRTDEMDWSVTGLDGSETLSAAIDAGGLLTASGNGIVRVIAAAKDGSGSSASKTVILTRQDQSEPPAKAEKITVKDGGNRQMLAYFEPADSLDQRVEWAVYEADGVTPTDKAQISEVGVVYLLEEGTVKVVATAMDGSGTSGYYDYTIKFNDKIINPLFEGATVTASSTDYRNDYRPIKAITSNHGDWAGWTSGLDGGTSYDNPQWLQVAFKQPTTFNHVEVYSTKGFQMKDFDVQYWDGTQWITLYSVKGNESEAVKALIPDVTTEKIRVISYKGDALGISRISAIEVYQDEQSHDARLKAITVGGSPVQGFEPGKAGYETKLPAGTSAVPVVQAAAMDPKASVAVTQAGSTSGKATIEVTAEDGVTKKVYEVRLSVEPGSYWPGPITAPGSGLEPETNPDTKTDPAEEPDSGQQPQPEGPDREAKLTDVPGSHWAADSIHQAIRLGIVTGYEDGTFKPDKEVTRAEFVAMLVRALKLPVGDAAPIGFTDAGSIAKWAKPYIAKAVERGMITGYADGSFRPDSTMTRTEMAALMARAAGLHVPEAGSATPGFADGDRIPKWAIPYVAAAADASLIKGVGNNRFDPAGIVTRAQAVTIIMAMLNRR, encoded by the coding sequence ATGAAGAAACGGCTGGCCGGCCTGACGGCATCCATAATGGCGCTTAGCCTGCTGCTGCTTATCCCCGCCGGCAGCGTCTGGGCGGAGACCGCCAAGATGTACAGCGAAGCGCCTGATTCCGCCTATCTCGTATCGAAGGGAAGCGAAGTTATCGGGCTAAGCGGCATGGTATTCAATGACGGGGATCCGGTCGGCATAACGGACGGCAACCCGGCCACGATGGCGGGCGGCAAAGAGACCGTTGATTTTTACTTGGATCTGGGGCGGACGCAGCCGCTCAATTACGTGCGGATTCTGTACAACCGGATGTGGGACGGCATGAATGAGATCTATGTTTCGAATGACGGCCAGAGCTGGGGGAAACCGGTCGTTAGCGGCGACGGGGCAGCCCACGAGTATATGAAAGACACGGCAGCCACGGACGGGGAGAAGCAGCCCAATGAACTGGGCGCCCTGCTGCCGGACGGGACGGAAGGACGGTACGTCCGGCTGACGGCCAAGAGCTGGGCCAATTTCTACGAAGTGGAGGTCTATTCCCCGCAGGAGCCGCCGTACGCGGACACGGCCTATCGCGAGCCGCCGGCGGGCTCGCGCATCGTTTCGCAGGGAGCTGCCGTCACCGGCTATAACAGCATGAAATTCAATGACGGCGCCCCGGTCAATATAACGGACGGCAGCCCCGCCACGATGGCGGGCGGGTACGGCAAGGTCGACTTCTATGTCGATCTTGGGCGCGAGCTGACGCTCGATTACGTCCAGGTGCTGTTCAACCGGTTCTGGAACGGCACGAACAAAATCTATGTCTCCGGCGATGCCGTGAACTGGACGCGGGTCCTCAGCGGCAATGGAGGCGAGCATGAATATTTGAAGGATCAGTCTGCGACGAATGGGGAGAAGCAGCCCAATGAGCTTGGGGCGGCGCTTCCGGAAGGAACGAAGGGCCGGTATGTCCGGTTCATCGCCCGCGACTGGGCGAATCTGTACGAATTCCGGGTGTATTCCTCCGAGACGATCCCGGCCGAGCGCATTACGGTTCAAGGCCCGCCGAAGCCGGAGGTCGTGAACGGCTTGTCGATGAAGCTGAAGGCTGCTATCGAGCCCGCATCCGCCACGGACCGTTCGGTCGCCTGGAGCGTTGCCCCTAAGGAAGGCTCGGGCGGCGATGCAATCATCGATGCCAATACCGGCCTCTTGACCGCGAAATCGCCGGGCATCGTGACGGCGACGGCGACGGCTGCCGACGGTTCAGGTATCGCGGGCTCTGCGGATATCGTTATTCTGCCCGAAGCCGAGACATGGCGCGAGCTGGAATTCGCTCTGGAGAGCCTCGCGGCGTACGACAATCCGTTCCTGGATGTCGATGCGACCGCGACCTTCACCGGGCCAAGCGGAGAGATATTGACCCGGCCGGCATTCTGGGACGGGGGCGGCACGTGGAAGGTCCGGTTCGCCCCGACGTCGGCGGGCGAATGGACGGTGACGACGGCTTCGAATCAGCCCGGCGACGCGGGCTTGAACCGAAGCGAGCCGATCGCGTTCACGGCCGTTCCGTATGACGGCCCTCTGGAAGTTTACAAGCGCGGCTTCTTGAAGGCCGATGGAGGCAAGCGGTATTTCACGTACGGCGACGGCACGCCATTCTTCTATCTGGGCGACACGCACTGGCTGATGCCGGATGAAGACTTCGAAGCCTCGAATGTCGACGGCATCGGTTCGCAGTTCAAATACGCGGTCGATCATCGCGTCAGCCAAGGCTATACCGTCTATCAATCGGAGCCGCTGTATGCGAACGGCATGGGATTGAACGTGTCGAGCGGCATTGCCGCGGACAGCTTGGCCAAACTCGCCGATATCGACCGCAAATTCCAATATGTGGCCGATGCCGGGCTGGTCCATGCGAACGTCGCATTGACGTTCACGAGCGTGCTGAACGTGACCGATCCCGATCTGCTGCAGCGCCTGGGACGGTATTGGCAGGCGAGATACGGCGCCTATCCGGTGCTGTGGACGACCGCCCAGGAGATCGATCCGCGGTTCGGCAATATCGATCCGCAGTACTGGCAGCTCGTCGCCAAGGGGATCCATGACAGCGATGCCTACAAGCATCCGCTGACCGCTCATATGGCGGCAGTCGCGTCGTTCGAGACGACCTGGGGCGACAAGCCTTATCATTCCTGGTTCGCGGCGCAGGTGCTGACGCTGACCAAGGAGTTCTACCAATCGTTCATGGCCTACCCGGCCGTCAAACCGGTCGTGACGTACGAAACGGGCTACGAGCATAACAGCACGACGACCGAGTATGCGCGCAAGGCGCCGTACATCGCTTTCCAGAACGGCTCCTTCGGCTTCGGCTACGGGGCGCAGGGGGTTTGGGCCATCAACCATTCCCCGGATGACTGGTTTCACTACGGTCCTTATTACCGTTGGTTCGACGGGTTGAATGCGCAGGCTGGAAGCCAGATGACGTACTTCAAGAGCTTCTACTCGGATCTGGAGTGGTGGAGGCTGACGCCGGTATTCGGCGATACGTCCTATGCCGACTTTGCGGCCCAAGGCCAATCGTTCCTGGCCGTCGACAGCAGCCGGACGTATGCGGCCTACTTTGCCGACACGACGAAGAAGCGGACGGGTACGCTGAAGCGGATGGCGGATACGACGTATAAGGCGCAGTGGTACAACACCAGAACCGGGGAATATACGCTGATTTCCGATGCGGTGGTTCCGATAAACGGACAATGGACCGTACCCGAGAAGCCGGACGAGAACGACTGGATGCTGCTCGTCACCTCCGCCGAATCCGCGCTTGCGCCCAAGCTGGTCGTATCCAGTGCCGATAACGCCACGACGATCTTCACGCAGCACGGTTCACTGCAGATGTCGGCGTCCGTCGCGGGCGAGGATCGGACGGACGAAATGGATTGGAGCGTCACGGGACTGGACGGCTCGGAGACCCTGTCAGCTGCCATCGATGCCGGCGGTTTGCTGACCGCATCGGGGAACGGGATCGTCCGCGTCATCGCTGCGGCGAAAGACGGCAGCGGATCGTCGGCCTCTAAGACGGTCATCCTCACCCGTCAGGATCAGAGCGAGCCGCCGGCCAAGGCGGAGAAAATTACGGTCAAGGACGGAGGCAACCGTCAGATGCTCGCTTATTTCGAACCGGCGGATTCGCTGGATCAGCGGGTGGAATGGGCGGTCTATGAGGCGGATGGCGTAACGCCTACCGACAAGGCGCAAATCAGCGAAGTCGGCGTCGTCTACTTGCTTGAGGAAGGAACGGTAAAGGTTGTCGCGACGGCGATGGACGGCTCGGGTACGAGCGGCTACTACGACTATACGATCAAATTCAACGACAAAATCATCAATCCGTTATTCGAGGGGGCAACCGTTACCGCATCATCGACGGACTACCGCAACGATTACCGGCCGATCAAGGCGATTACGAGCAACCACGGGGATTGGGCGGGCTGGACGTCCGGCCTGGACGGCGGGACATCCTACGATAATCCGCAATGGCTCCAGGTGGCGTTCAAGCAGCCGACGACCTTCAATCATGTGGAGGTGTATTCGACCAAAGGCTTCCAGATGAAGGATTTCGACGTTCAATATTGGGATGGGACGCAGTGGATCACGCTCTACTCGGTGAAAGGCAATGAATCCGAGGCGGTCAAGGCGCTCATTCCGGATGTGACGACGGAGAAGATCAGAGTCATCAGCTACAAAGGCGATGCGCTTGGCATTTCCCGCATCAGCGCCATCGAAGTATATCAGGATGAGCAGTCGCATGATGCCAGGCTGAAGGCCATCACCGTCGGAGGCAGCCCGGTGCAAGGCTTCGAACCGGGGAAAGCCGGCTACGAGACGAAGCTTCCCGCAGGCACGTCGGCCGTACCGGTCGTCCAAGCGGCCGCCATGGATCCGAAAGCCTCCGTGGCGGTTACGCAAGCCGGATCGACGTCGGGCAAGGCGACGATCGAGGTAACGGCCGAGGATGGGGTGACGAAGAAGGTTTACGAGGTGCGTCTATCGGTCGAGCCGGGAAGCTATTGGCCTGGTCCCATAACGGCTCCGGGTTCGGGATTAGAACCGGAGACAAACCCGGATACGAAGACGGACCCGGCCGAGGAGCCGGACTCGGGACAGCAGCCGCAGCCGGAAGGTCCGGACCGTGAAGCAAAGCTGACCGATGTGCCGGGCAGCCACTGGGCAGCCGACAGCATACATCAGGCCATCCGGCTCGGTATTGTGACCGGCTATGAAGACGGAACGTTCAAGCCGGATAAGGAAGTCACTCGGGCGGAGTTCGTCGCCATGCTGGTGCGGGCGTTGAAGCTGCCGGTAGGCGATGCGGCTCCGATTGGGTTCACGGATGCCGGCAGTATTGCGAAGTGGGCGAAGCCTTACATCGCGAAGGCCGTGGAGAGGGGAATGATTACCGGTTATGCCGACGGCTCCTTCCGGCCGGACTCGACGATGACGAGGACGGAGATGGCGGCGCTTATGGCGCGCGCGGCCGGCCTGCATGTGCCGGAGGCCGGTTCGGCCACGCCCGGATTCGCGGATGGCGACCGGATTCCGAAATGGGCGATCCCTTACGTGGCGGCTGCTGCGGATGCCAGCTTGATCAAGGGCGTGGGCAATAACCGCTTCGATCCGGCCGGCATCGTCACAAGAGCACAGGCGGTCACGATAATAATGGCGATGTTGAATCGCCGGTAG
- a CDS encoding YheC/YheD family protein, whose amino-acid sequence MKKKTSSTQAVSSKLTKTRVVLRSKELAKHVPSTRPFNRGQLLAMLEQYRMVYVKPDAGSMGIGVMRVEKKSDGYRYQSGAQVFVFPAFQTMFHSLQKRIGGRRYLIQKGIHVLRHDGRPFDFRIMIQKNPFRQWECTGTAGRVAHPRKIVSNGSQGGTIFQAAALLNPITGKQKSSRLQSHMNHLARLTAAQFGHAYPAMNELGLDIAVDRNLKPWILEVNTRPDPCPFTKLDNPASIRRIVRYGRAYGRRYCLTCSKAKRAPGR is encoded by the coding sequence GTGAAGAAGAAGACGAGCAGCACCCAAGCTGTGTCCAGCAAGCTGACGAAGACGAGAGTCGTCCTTCGCAGCAAGGAGCTGGCGAAGCATGTTCCGTCCACCCGGCCGTTCAATCGCGGACAGCTGCTTGCCATGCTGGAGCAATACCGGATGGTTTACGTGAAGCCGGATGCGGGATCGATGGGCATCGGGGTCATGCGGGTGGAGAAGAAGTCGGACGGCTACCGCTACCAAAGCGGGGCGCAGGTATTTGTCTTCCCGGCCTTCCAGACGATGTTCCATTCCTTGCAGAAGAGAATCGGCGGCAGGCGCTACTTGATTCAGAAGGGCATTCATGTGCTGCGGCACGACGGCCGTCCGTTCGACTTTCGCATCATGATTCAGAAGAACCCTTTCCGGCAATGGGAATGCACCGGAACGGCCGGCCGAGTCGCCCATCCGCGCAAAATCGTCTCCAACGGGAGTCAAGGCGGCACCATCTTCCAGGCAGCGGCCTTGTTGAATCCGATTACGGGCAAACAGAAATCGTCTCGGCTTCAAAGTCATATGAATCATCTGGCTAGACTGACAGCGGCTCAGTTTGGCCATGCCTATCCGGCCATGAACGAGCTCGGGCTCGATATTGCCGTCGACCGCAATCTGAAGCCGTGGATTCTGGAAGTCAATACCCGCCCGGATCCCTGCCCGTTCACCAAGCTGGACAATCCGGCGAGCATCCGCAGAATCGTCCGATACGGCAGAGCATACGGCCGCCGCTATTGCCTGACCTGCTCCAAAGCCAAGAGAGCGCCTGGGCGCTGA
- a CDS encoding CoF synthetase produces the protein MPAAWKQLIDRMGQRFPWYIRQLGAQENHGAAAGAKSLERFPLITASVLETYYYTDNNPLAELHGVNRYRTSGTSSGRRKTIFYSEQDEEAYLRIKLDVFKTILEPYRYRSAMADMGTGHAEATAVEVFRQLGMEAGSLSFRLPVEQHIKQLERMKPEVLYTMPSILDRILLAADDPAAFGIRHVLLVGEIASPGWMQRAAERLNIGAEHITDTYGSIEIGTIAYFSHRHGRYLFAEGIIAEGIGTEALGEEAEPLCPDEEQVLVLTSTVRESFPALRYVTYDVVRDLRPIMVDGSPRQSFQSIVKRIGPDLKHGEKISIYDIEDVVYQHIREAVVRVTVNGNALSVCVYSPAATEEVLGRIRVQLESRIPAIGLMIQNGILDGIQVIGGIFDDSLNRSSVKNKKIFYT, from the coding sequence ATGCCTGCAGCATGGAAGCAACTGATCGACCGGATGGGGCAGCGCTTCCCTTGGTATATCCGGCAGCTTGGCGCACAGGAGAATCATGGCGCAGCGGCGGGTGCGAAGTCGTTGGAACGGTTTCCGCTGATAACGGCATCTGTGCTGGAGACCTATTATTATACGGATAACAATCCGTTGGCTGAGCTTCACGGCGTGAACCGTTACCGGACCTCGGGCACGAGCTCCGGCCGGCGCAAGACGATCTTCTACTCGGAGCAGGACGAAGAAGCCTATCTGCGCATTAAGCTGGATGTGTTCAAGACGATTCTCGAGCCTTACCGCTATCGGTCGGCGATGGCCGATATGGGGACGGGGCATGCAGAGGCGACGGCTGTTGAAGTATTCCGCCAATTAGGCATGGAGGCCGGCTCGCTGTCGTTCCGGCTGCCGGTCGAACAGCATATCAAGCAGCTGGAACGGATGAAGCCGGAGGTGCTCTATACGATGCCCTCCATACTGGACCGGATCCTGCTGGCGGCGGACGATCCGGCGGCATTCGGCATTCGGCATGTCCTGTTGGTCGGCGAAATCGCTTCGCCGGGCTGGATGCAGCGGGCGGCGGAACGATTGAATATCGGAGCAGAGCATATTACGGATACGTACGGCTCCATCGAAATCGGCACGATCGCTTATTTCTCCCATCGCCACGGGCGGTATTTGTTTGCGGAGGGAATTATCGCCGAAGGTATAGGCACGGAAGCGCTTGGCGAGGAAGCCGAGCCGCTGTGCCCAGACGAGGAACAGGTGCTTGTGCTGACCTCGACGGTGAGGGAATCGTTTCCCGCGCTGCGCTACGTCACCTACGATGTCGTGCGCGACCTGCGGCCCATTATGGTGGACGGGTCGCCCAGGCAAAGCTTTCAAAGCATCGTGAAACGAATCGGTCCGGACTTGAAGCACGGCGAAAAAATAAGCATCTACGATATCGAGGATGTGGTCTACCAGCATATAAGGGAAGCGGTCGTCCGCGTAACCGTGAATGGGAATGCGCTTAGCGTCTGCGTGTACAGCCCTGCGGCGACAGAGGAGGTGCTGGGGCGTATCCGGGTACAGCTGGAGAGCCGGATTCCCGCAATCGGCCTGATGATCCAAAATGGCATACTGGACGGCATTCAGGTCATCGGAGGCATCTTCGACGATTCGCTTAACCGCAGCTCCGTGAAGAACAAAAAAATCTTCTATACGTGA
- the sbnA gene encoding 2,3-diaminopropionate biosynthesis protein SbnA — MTVRLDGGITEAIGRTPLIRLQQLFRHEPFEVYGKLEWMNPGGSAKDRPALYMLREAIRRGEVTGGSVIVESSSGNLAISLAQLCRYSGLRFICVVDPRTTEQHKQIIRSFGGEIDLVTQPDALTGEFLPARIQRVKELLRQIPGAYWTNQYGNPDNALAHSETTMQEIGEQLGAADYLFCGVSSCGTIRGCMEYIRSRKWPTKIVAVDAEGSILFGGEKGTRRFPGLGAAKIPDLYRQDMADLVIKVSDADCVEGCRDLIRHEAILAGASSGGVIAAIRRIGGSIPDGSVCAAILPDRGERYLDTVFNDEWVRRELGLTISTLAEGLE, encoded by the coding sequence ATGACTGTGAGGCTCGACGGAGGTATCACCGAAGCGATCGGCAGGACACCGCTTATTCGGCTGCAGCAGCTGTTCCGTCATGAACCGTTCGAAGTATACGGCAAGCTGGAGTGGATGAATCCGGGAGGCAGCGCCAAAGACAGGCCCGCGCTGTACATGCTTCGCGAAGCGATCCGGCGGGGCGAAGTGACCGGCGGCAGCGTTATCGTGGAATCGAGCTCCGGCAATTTGGCCATCAGTCTGGCGCAGCTGTGCCGTTATTCGGGGCTCCGATTCATCTGCGTGGTCGACCCGCGGACAACGGAGCAGCATAAGCAGATTATCCGCAGCTTTGGCGGCGAAATTGATTTGGTGACGCAGCCGGATGCGCTGACCGGGGAATTTCTGCCCGCGCGGATTCAGCGGGTGAAGGAGCTGCTGCGGCAAATACCAGGGGCGTACTGGACGAATCAGTATGGCAATCCGGACAATGCGCTGGCTCATAGCGAAACCACGATGCAGGAAATCGGGGAACAGCTCGGGGCGGCGGACTACTTGTTCTGCGGGGTCAGCTCCTGCGGCACGATCCGCGGCTGCATGGAATACATTCGGAGCCGGAAGTGGCCGACGAAGATCGTTGCGGTCGACGCGGAGGGCAGCATTCTGTTCGGGGGAGAGAAGGGAACGCGGCGATTCCCGGGTCTTGGCGCTGCGAAGATACCGGATCTGTACCGCCAAGATATGGCGGATCTCGTAATAAAGGTATCGGACGCCGACTGCGTTGAGGGCTGCCGGGATCTGATCCGGCACGAAGCGATTCTCGCCGGGGCGTCGTCTGGCGGCGTCATTGCGGCCATTCGCAGGATCGGCGGCAGCATCCCGGACGGGTCGGTATGCGCGGCGATCCTTCCCGATCGGGGCGAGCGGTACCTGGATACGGTATTCAATGACGAATGGGTACGACGGGAGCTGGGCTTAACGATATCGACGCTTGCAGAGGGGTTAGAATGA
- a CDS encoding 2,3-diaminopropionate biosynthesis protein SbnB, producing the protein MMYLNDGHIRDMGTDWRHLTDIVEETVRTRERGECASPLKTYLRFHDPANRIIATPAFVGGSTAMAGIKWIAGFPDNSRYGLPRAHNTIILNDPATGQPAAFIHSGLLNGLRAAAVSGLMLRAYAEARPSAELRLGIIGWGPIGRLHLDMCADLFGSKLKQVILYDLKGIEPDTVPGHLRAITKIADNWRELYRQANIIATCTVSPERYIDEKPPAGTLLLNVSLRDYMPESVAGITTVIVDDWHEVCRENTDIEQLHRRYGLTESDVRTITDVVCRGGMAEFAADTPVFFNPMGLGVFDIAIAAYYYLQAKQLGRGVRLEE; encoded by the coding sequence ATGATGTATTTGAATGATGGCCATATCCGTGACATGGGCACGGATTGGAGGCATCTCACCGACATCGTAGAGGAAACCGTGCGGACAAGAGAGCGAGGGGAATGCGCCAGCCCGCTAAAAACCTATTTGCGGTTCCATGATCCCGCCAATCGGATCATCGCGACGCCGGCCTTCGTAGGCGGATCGACCGCGATGGCGGGCATCAAGTGGATCGCCGGATTTCCGGATAACAGCCGCTATGGACTGCCGAGGGCGCATAATACGATTATTCTTAATGATCCTGCAACAGGCCAGCCTGCCGCATTCATTCACAGCGGTCTGCTGAATGGCTTGCGGGCGGCGGCTGTCAGCGGTCTTATGCTTCGCGCTTACGCGGAAGCAAGACCTTCCGCGGAGCTGAGGCTGGGCATTATCGGATGGGGCCCGATCGGCCGGCTGCATCTCGACATGTGCGCGGATTTGTTCGGGAGCAAGCTGAAGCAGGTCATATTATACGATCTGAAAGGGATTGAACCGGACACCGTACCCGGACATTTGCGGGCAATCACGAAGATTGCAGACAATTGGAGAGAGCTGTACCGGCAAGCAAACATCATTGCGACTTGCACCGTATCCCCTGAACGGTATATTGACGAGAAGCCGCCTGCGGGGACGCTGCTGCTTAACGTATCGCTGAGAGACTATATGCCCGAAAGCGTTGCGGGGATAACAACGGTCATTGTGGACGATTGGCATGAGGTGTGCCGCGAGAACACCGATATCGAACAGCTCCATCGCCGTTATGGCCTGACCGAATCTGACGTACGCACGATAACGGACGTCGTATGCCGGGGCGGGATGGCTGAATTCGCCGCGGATACGCCGGTATTCTTCAATCCGATGGGGCTCGGCGTGTTCGATATCGCCATTGCCGCGTATTATTACCTGCAAGCCAAGCAGCTTGGCAGGGGTGTGCGGCTGGAAGAGTGA
- a CDS encoding MerR family transcriptional regulator, with translation MYSIGQLSEKTNISIRTLRYYDEIGLLKPAKVADSGYRYYSNEELSLLQHITALKELGFTLASIKELLSVSAGKESQENRWRTYLEFELAAVAEEKKRLDEMEKLLRTARHAFEMKGEVDAEDIFLFIKALRSPSEPRETFLAQHFTDREIKIIKELPDLSANDPRSMEWARLIRKVKEHLHEPPSSSNSQNLAAQIVEVSMEWFQQDERLIEKYWSMIRPEEGMETKVYGMDADVMDYIDRIVDLYLQHLQEGDSHGS, from the coding sequence ATGTACAGCATAGGGCAGCTGTCCGAGAAGACGAACATATCCATTAGAACACTGAGATATTATGATGAGATCGGGTTATTAAAGCCTGCCAAGGTGGCTGATTCAGGCTACCGTTACTACTCAAATGAGGAGCTCAGCTTGCTCCAGCATATAACGGCGTTGAAGGAGCTGGGCTTTACGCTGGCATCCATCAAGGAACTACTTTCCGTTTCCGCAGGAAAAGAATCGCAAGAGAACCGTTGGAGAACGTATCTGGAATTTGAACTGGCGGCGGTGGCGGAAGAAAAGAAGCGTCTGGACGAGATGGAGAAGCTGCTGCGGACGGCCAGACATGCCTTCGAGATGAAGGGAGAGGTCGACGCGGAGGATATTTTTCTCTTCATTAAAGCGCTGCGGTCACCTTCCGAGCCCAGAGAAACGTTTCTTGCCCAGCATTTTACGGATCGTGAAATTAAGATCATTAAAGAACTGCCGGACCTTAGCGCTAACGATCCTCGAAGCATGGAGTGGGCGAGATTGATACGGAAGGTCAAGGAGCATCTCCATGAGCCTCCGTCCTCTAGCAATTCCCAGAATCTCGCGGCACAAATCGTAGAGGTTTCCATGGAGTGGTTTCAGCAGGATGAGCGGCTCATTGAGAAGTATTGGTCGATGATCCGTCCCGAAGAAGGGATGGAAACGAAAGTGTACGGAATGGATGCCGATGTCATGGATTATATCGATCGAATCGTGGATCTGTATTTGCAGCACCTGCAGGAAGGAGACAGCCATGGCAGTTAA
- a CDS encoding DMT family transporter has product MAVKPDKQLSEARAWTYVLAGGLLEIVWASGFKYEAIPSIVVLVSLLASFDLIIRAAKVLPVGTVYAVFAGMGTLGTTIVEIVMSGGAVSALRIAFILLLLACIIGLKLSSKGSEA; this is encoded by the coding sequence ATGGCAGTTAAACCAGATAAGCAATTAAGCGAGGCGAGAGCGTGGACGTATGTGCTTGCAGGAGGACTGTTGGAAATCGTGTGGGCAAGCGGGTTCAAATACGAGGCCATTCCCAGCATTGTCGTTCTCGTCTCCCTGCTGGCAAGCTTCGATTTAATTATTAGGGCTGCCAAGGTGTTACCGGTTGGCACAGTATACGCCGTATTTGCGGGGATGGGAACTTTGGGGACGACGATTGTGGAAATCGTGATGTCCGGCGGTGCCGTAAGCGCGCTGCGGATTGCTTTCATCCTCCTGCTGCTAGCGTGTATCATCGGTTTGAAATTGTCGAGTAAAGGAAGTGAGGCCTGA
- a CDS encoding DMT family transporter, whose protein sequence is MDWMLLIAAGLLEIIGVIGIKRVAHNNNWTNNIILIGGFLISFQLLVRAMETIPLATAYAVWTGIGTVGAAIVGMIFFKEPKSWLRIGCMLGVIFSVVGLKMVS, encoded by the coding sequence ATGGATTGGATGCTGCTCATTGCGGCGGGACTGTTGGAAATTATCGGGGTAATCGGTATAAAACGCGTAGCCCATAATAACAACTGGACCAATAACATCATCCTGATCGGCGGATTCTTGATTAGCTTCCAACTGCTTGTCAGGGCGATGGAAACCATACCGCTGGCAACGGCTTATGCGGTTTGGACAGGAATCGGAACCGTCGGAGCTGCCATTGTCGGGATGATCTTCTTCAAGGAGCCGAAGAGCTGGCTCCGGATCGGCTGCATGCTTGGGGTTATTTTCTCTGTCGTGGGCTTAAAGATGGTTAGTTGA